A single genomic interval of Prionailurus viverrinus isolate Anna chromosome A2, UM_Priviv_1.0, whole genome shotgun sequence harbors:
- the LRRC61 gene encoding leucine-rich repeat-containing protein 61 isoform X2, producing the protein MEPQAEKPGEADGARVTPQLLKSRSGEFALESILLLKLRGLGLVDLGCLGECLALEWLDLSGNALTQLGPLASLRRLVVLNVSGNRLTGLEPLAACENLQSLNAAGNLLATPGQLQCLAGLRGLECLRLRDPLARLGNPLCASPSYSTLVRELLPGLKVIDGERVTGRGSEFYQLCRDLDSSLRPGSSPGPRAAEAQPWVEPGYWESWPPRSSSILEEACRQFRDTLQECHELDRQASDSLARAEQALGPAATASSFVF; encoded by the coding sequence ATGGAGCCCCAGGCTGAGAAGCCAGGAGAGGCGGACGGGGCGCGCGTCACACCGCAGCTGCTCAAGTCGCGCTCGGGTGAGTTCGCCCTGGAGTCCATCCTGCTGCTGAAGCTTCGGGGTCTGGGGCTGGTGGACCTGGGCTGCCTGGGGGAGTGCCTGGCTCTCGAGTGGCTGGACCTGTCCGGCAACGCGCTCACCCAGCTGGGCCCGCTGGCCTCCTTGCGCCGGCTGGTGGTGCTCAATGTCTCCGGCAACCGGCTGACGGGGCTGGAGCCGCTGGCCGCCTGCGAGAACCTGCAGAGTCTCAATGCCGCGGGCAACCTGCTGGCCACCCCTGGGCAGCTGCAGTGTCTGGCCGGCCTGCGGGGCCTCGAGTGCCTGAGGCTCCGGGACCCCTTGGCCCGACTCGGCAACCCGCTGTGCGCCAGCCCCTCTTACTCCACGCTGGTCCGAGAGCTGCTGCCCGGCCTGAAGGTCATCGATGGCGAGCGCGTGACCGGGCGTGGCAGTGAGTTCTACCAGCTGTGCCGGGACCTGGACAGTTCCTTGCGCCCCGGCTCCAGCCCGGGCCCGAGAGCTGCTGAGGCGCAGCCCTGGGTAGAGCCAGGGTACTGGGAGTCGTGGCCCCCCCGGAGCAGCTCCATCCTGGAGGAGGCGTGCCGGCAGTTCCGGGACACGCTGCAGGAGTGCCACGAGCTGGACCGCCAGGCCAGCGACAGCCTGGCCCGGGCTGAGCAAGCGCTTGGCCCCGCGGCCACCGCCTCGTCCTTTGTGTTTTGA
- the RARRES2 gene encoding retinoic acid receptor responder protein 2 isoform X1 translates to MWQLLIPVALWLGMVGLGRAELTAAQQRGLQVALEEFHKHPPVQWAFKEIGVDSATDTGRRGRSHLGTAGPLSRLLAFVCRQFFPAGTFVRLEFKLQQTSCRKKDWKKAECKVKPNGPAGSTHPHGTQPPVSTPPGPQDCPDLSPPPAPCSPPQRKRKCLACIKLNSADKVLGRMVHCPILTQVQREPEEQHEEQCSRVERAGEDPHSYYFPGQFAFFKALPPS, encoded by the exons ATGTGGCAGCTGCTGATCCCCGTGGCCCTGTGGCTGGGCATGGTGGGCCTGGGCAGAGCGGAGCTCACGGCGGCCCAGCAGCGGGGCCTGCAGGTGGCCCTGGAAGAATTCCACAAGCACCCGCCTGTTCAGTGGGCCTTCAAGGAGATTGGCGTGGACAGTGCCACAGACACG gggaggaggggcagatcaCATCTAGGGACTGCTGGGCCACTCAGCCGGCTGCTGGCCTTTGTCTGTCGGCAGTTCTTCCCTGCAGGGACCTTTGTGAGGCTGGAATTTAAGCTCCAGCAGACGAGCTGCCGgaagaaagactggaaaaaaGCTGAGTGCAAAGTCAAGCCCAATGGG CCTGCTGGGAGCACCCATCCCCACGGCACGCAGCCCCCAGTTTCCACCCCACCGGGGCCACAGGACTGCCCtgacctctctcctcccccggccccatgctcccctccccagaggaagCGGAAATGCCTGGCCTGCATCAAGCTGAACTCTGCAGACAAAGTCCTAGGCCGGATGGTCCACTGCCCCATACTCACGCAGGTCCAACGG GAGCCTGAGGAACAGCACGAGGAGCAGTGCAGCAGGGTGGAGCGTGCAGGAGAGGACCCCCACAGCTACTACTTCCCGGGACAATTTGCCTTCTTCAAGGCCCTGCCCCCCAGCTGA
- the RARRES2 gene encoding retinoic acid receptor responder protein 2 isoform X2 — protein sequence MWQLLIPVALWLGMVGLGRAELTAAQQRGLQVALEEFHKHPPVQWAFKEIGVDSATDTFFPAGTFVRLEFKLQQTSCRKKDWKKAECKVKPNGPAGSTHPHGTQPPVSTPPGPQDCPDLSPPPAPCSPPQRKRKCLACIKLNSADKVLGRMVHCPILTQVQREPEEQHEEQCSRVERAGEDPHSYYFPGQFAFFKALPPS from the exons ATGTGGCAGCTGCTGATCCCCGTGGCCCTGTGGCTGGGCATGGTGGGCCTGGGCAGAGCGGAGCTCACGGCGGCCCAGCAGCGGGGCCTGCAGGTGGCCCTGGAAGAATTCCACAAGCACCCGCCTGTTCAGTGGGCCTTCAAGGAGATTGGCGTGGACAGTGCCACAGACACG TTCTTCCCTGCAGGGACCTTTGTGAGGCTGGAATTTAAGCTCCAGCAGACGAGCTGCCGgaagaaagactggaaaaaaGCTGAGTGCAAAGTCAAGCCCAATGGG CCTGCTGGGAGCACCCATCCCCACGGCACGCAGCCCCCAGTTTCCACCCCACCGGGGCCACAGGACTGCCCtgacctctctcctcccccggccccatgctcccctccccagaggaagCGGAAATGCCTGGCCTGCATCAAGCTGAACTCTGCAGACAAAGTCCTAGGCCGGATGGTCCACTGCCCCATACTCACGCAGGTCCAACGG GAGCCTGAGGAACAGCACGAGGAGCAGTGCAGCAGGGTGGAGCGTGCAGGAGAGGACCCCCACAGCTACTACTTCCCGGGACAATTTGCCTTCTTCAAGGCCCTGCCCCCCAGCTGA
- the RARRES2 gene encoding retinoic acid receptor responder protein 2 isoform X3, whose amino-acid sequence MWQLLIPVALWLGMVGLGRAELTAAQQRGLQVALEEFHKHPPVQWAFKEIGVDSATDTGRRGRSHLGTAGPLSRLLAFVCRQFFPAGTFVRLEFKLQQTSCRKKDWKKAECKVKPNGRKRKCLACIKLNSADKVLGRMVHCPILTQVQREPEEQHEEQCSRVERAGEDPHSYYFPGQFAFFKALPPS is encoded by the exons ATGTGGCAGCTGCTGATCCCCGTGGCCCTGTGGCTGGGCATGGTGGGCCTGGGCAGAGCGGAGCTCACGGCGGCCCAGCAGCGGGGCCTGCAGGTGGCCCTGGAAGAATTCCACAAGCACCCGCCTGTTCAGTGGGCCTTCAAGGAGATTGGCGTGGACAGTGCCACAGACACG gggaggaggggcagatcaCATCTAGGGACTGCTGGGCCACTCAGCCGGCTGCTGGCCTTTGTCTGTCGGCAGTTCTTCCCTGCAGGGACCTTTGTGAGGCTGGAATTTAAGCTCCAGCAGACGAGCTGCCGgaagaaagactggaaaaaaGCTGAGTGCAAAGTCAAGCCCAATGGG aggaagCGGAAATGCCTGGCCTGCATCAAGCTGAACTCTGCAGACAAAGTCCTAGGCCGGATGGTCCACTGCCCCATACTCACGCAGGTCCAACGG GAGCCTGAGGAACAGCACGAGGAGCAGTGCAGCAGGGTGGAGCGTGCAGGAGAGGACCCCCACAGCTACTACTTCCCGGGACAATTTGCCTTCTTCAAGGCCCTGCCCCCCAGCTGA
- the RARRES2 gene encoding retinoic acid receptor responder protein 2 isoform X4 has translation MWQLLIPVALWLGMVGLGRAELTAAQQRGLQVALEEFHKHPPVQWAFKEIGVDSATDTFFPAGTFVRLEFKLQQTSCRKKDWKKAECKVKPNGRKRKCLACIKLNSADKVLGRMVHCPILTQVQREPEEQHEEQCSRVERAGEDPHSYYFPGQFAFFKALPPS, from the exons ATGTGGCAGCTGCTGATCCCCGTGGCCCTGTGGCTGGGCATGGTGGGCCTGGGCAGAGCGGAGCTCACGGCGGCCCAGCAGCGGGGCCTGCAGGTGGCCCTGGAAGAATTCCACAAGCACCCGCCTGTTCAGTGGGCCTTCAAGGAGATTGGCGTGGACAGTGCCACAGACACG TTCTTCCCTGCAGGGACCTTTGTGAGGCTGGAATTTAAGCTCCAGCAGACGAGCTGCCGgaagaaagactggaaaaaaGCTGAGTGCAAAGTCAAGCCCAATGGG aggaagCGGAAATGCCTGGCCTGCATCAAGCTGAACTCTGCAGACAAAGTCCTAGGCCGGATGGTCCACTGCCCCATACTCACGCAGGTCCAACGG GAGCCTGAGGAACAGCACGAGGAGCAGTGCAGCAGGGTGGAGCGTGCAGGAGAGGACCCCCACAGCTACTACTTCCCGGGACAATTTGCCTTCTTCAAGGCCCTGCCCCCCAGCTGA
- the REPIN1 gene encoding replication initiator 1 isoform X1, with product MGVGVSLLLQFSLTSGGYQSVGRSRRYSRRSIPRNIPRRSWKKPHLQLYGLQAEEEPMLERRCRGPLAMGPAQPRLSGPSQKLPPTLEKEPRGLRLQGTSVAPSGSQAPGRAHRCAHCRRHFPGWVALWLHARHCQARLPLPCPECGRRFRHAPFLALHCQVHAAATPDLGFACHLCRQSFRGWVALVLHLRAHSAAKRPIACPECERRFWRQKQLRAHARRCHPPAPEARPFICGNCGRSFAQWDQLVAHKRVHVAEALEEAAAKALGPRPRGRPAVTAPRPGGDAVDRPFQCACCGKRFRHKPNLIAHRRVHTGERPHQCPECGKRFTNKPYLTSHRRIHTGEKPYPCTECGRRFRHKPNLLSHSKIHKRSEGSAPGVPGAGSPQLPAGPQEASSEPPAEAPLKPALEPAPEAPGAPPRAPAAASPSLFGCEDCGRSFRLERFLRAHQRQHTGERPFTCAECGKNFGKKTHLVAHSRVHSGERPFACEECGRRFSQGSHLAAHRRDHAPERPFVCPDCGKAFRHKPYLAAHRRIHTGEKPYVCPDCGKAFSQKSNLVSHRRIHTGERPYACPDCDRSFSQKSNLITHRKSHIRDGAFCCAICGQTFDDEEKLLAHQKKHDV from the exons ATGGGGGTAGGGGTGTCTTTACTGCTGCAGTTTTCTCTGACATCTGGGGGCTACCAGAGTGTGGGCCGAAGCAGGCGCTACAGCCGCAGAAGTATCCCCAGGAACATCCCCCGGAGGAGCTGGAAAAAGCCTCATCTCCAGCTCTACGGTCTGCAGG CAGAGGAAGAACCCATGCTGGAACGTCGCTGCAGGGGCCCCCTGGCCatgggcccagcccagcccaggctctCTGGGCCCTCCCAGAAGTTGCCCCCGACCCTGGAGAAGGAGCCCCGCGGGCTGAGGTTACAAGGCACTTCCGTGGCCCCGTCGGGCAGCCAAGCCCCGGGCAGGGCCCATCGCTGTGCCCACTGTCGAAGGCACTTCCCCGGCTGGGTGGCCCTGTGGCTTCACGCCCGACACTGCCAGGcccgcctgcccctgccctgtcctgAATGCGGCCGGCGCTTCCGGCACGCCCCCTTCTTGGCGCTGCACTGCCAGGTCCATGCCGCCGCCACCCCAGATCTGGGCTTCGCCTGCCACCTCTGCAGGCAGAGCTTCCGAGGTTGGGTGGCCCTGGTTCTGCATCTGCGAGCCCACTCGGCCGCAAAGCGGCCCATCGCCTGTCCTGAATGTGAGAGACGCTTCTGGCGACAAAAGCAGCTTCGAGCTCACGCGCGGAGGTGCCACCCCCCAGCCCCGGAGGCCCGGCCCTTCATATGTGGCAACTGTGGCCGCAGCTTTGCCCAGTGGGACCAGCTAGTTGCTCACAAGCGGGTTCACGTAGCCGAGGCCCTGGAGGAGGCAGCAGCCAAGGCTCTGGGGCCCCGGCCTAGGGGCCGCCCGGCCGTGACCGCCCCCCGGCCCGGTGGAGACGCGGTCGACCGCCCCTTCCAGTGTGCCTGCTGCGGCAAGCGCTTTCGGCACAAGCCCAACTTGATCGCCCACCGCCGCGTGCACACGGGCGAGCGGCCCCACCAGTGCCCCGAATGCGGGAAGCGCTTCACCAATAAGCCCTACCTGACCTCACACCGGCGCATCCACACTGGCGAGAAGCCCTACCCGTGCACGGAGTGCGGGCGCCGCTTCCGCCACAAACCCAACCTGCTGTCTCATAGCAAGATCCACAAGCGGTCCGAAGGGTCCGCGCCGGGCGTCCCCGGCGCGGGGAGCCCCCAGCTTCCGGCCGGCCCGCAGGAGGCCTCGTCGGAGCCCCCCGCCGAGGCCCCGCTGAAACCCGCCCTTGAGCCTGCGCCCGAGGCCCCGGGAGCGCCCCCGCGGGCCCCGGCGGCCGCGTCCCCCTCGCTCTTCGGCTGCGAAGACTGTGGCCGCAGCTTCCGGCTGGAGCGCTTCCTGCGGGCCCACCAGCGGCAGCACACCGGGGAGCGGCCCTTCACCTGCGCCGAGTGCGGGAAGAACTTCGGCAAGAAGACGCACCTGGTGGCGCACTCCCGGGTGCACTCGGGCGAGCGGCCCTTCGCCTGCGAGGAGTGCGGGCGCCGCTTCTCCCAGGGCAGCCACCTGGCCGCCCACCGGCGCGACCATGCCCCCGAGCGGCCCTTCGTCTGCCCGGACTGCGGCAAGGCTTTCCGCCACAAGCCCTACCTGGCGGCCCACCGGCGCATCCACACCGGCGAGAAGCCCTACGTGTGCCCGGACTGCGGCAAAGCCTTCAGCCAGAAGTCCAACCTGGTGTCCCATCGGCGCATCCACACGGGCGAGCGCCCCTACGCCTGCCCCGACTGCGACCGGAGCTTCAGCCAGAAGTCCAATCTCATCACCCACCGCAAGAGCCACATCCGGGACGGCGCCTTCTGCTGCGCCATCTGCGGCCAGACCTTTGACGACGAGGAGAAGCTCCTGGCCCATCAGAAGAAGCATGATGTCTGA
- the REPIN1 gene encoding replication initiator 1 isoform X2, whose product MLERRCRGPLAMGPAQPRLSGPSQKLPPTLEKEPRGLRLQGTSVAPSGSQAPGRAHRCAHCRRHFPGWVALWLHARHCQARLPLPCPECGRRFRHAPFLALHCQVHAAATPDLGFACHLCRQSFRGWVALVLHLRAHSAAKRPIACPECERRFWRQKQLRAHARRCHPPAPEARPFICGNCGRSFAQWDQLVAHKRVHVAEALEEAAAKALGPRPRGRPAVTAPRPGGDAVDRPFQCACCGKRFRHKPNLIAHRRVHTGERPHQCPECGKRFTNKPYLTSHRRIHTGEKPYPCTECGRRFRHKPNLLSHSKIHKRSEGSAPGVPGAGSPQLPAGPQEASSEPPAEAPLKPALEPAPEAPGAPPRAPAAASPSLFGCEDCGRSFRLERFLRAHQRQHTGERPFTCAECGKNFGKKTHLVAHSRVHSGERPFACEECGRRFSQGSHLAAHRRDHAPERPFVCPDCGKAFRHKPYLAAHRRIHTGEKPYVCPDCGKAFSQKSNLVSHRRIHTGERPYACPDCDRSFSQKSNLITHRKSHIRDGAFCCAICGQTFDDEEKLLAHQKKHDV is encoded by the coding sequence ATGCTGGAACGTCGCTGCAGGGGCCCCCTGGCCatgggcccagcccagcccaggctctCTGGGCCCTCCCAGAAGTTGCCCCCGACCCTGGAGAAGGAGCCCCGCGGGCTGAGGTTACAAGGCACTTCCGTGGCCCCGTCGGGCAGCCAAGCCCCGGGCAGGGCCCATCGCTGTGCCCACTGTCGAAGGCACTTCCCCGGCTGGGTGGCCCTGTGGCTTCACGCCCGACACTGCCAGGcccgcctgcccctgccctgtcctgAATGCGGCCGGCGCTTCCGGCACGCCCCCTTCTTGGCGCTGCACTGCCAGGTCCATGCCGCCGCCACCCCAGATCTGGGCTTCGCCTGCCACCTCTGCAGGCAGAGCTTCCGAGGTTGGGTGGCCCTGGTTCTGCATCTGCGAGCCCACTCGGCCGCAAAGCGGCCCATCGCCTGTCCTGAATGTGAGAGACGCTTCTGGCGACAAAAGCAGCTTCGAGCTCACGCGCGGAGGTGCCACCCCCCAGCCCCGGAGGCCCGGCCCTTCATATGTGGCAACTGTGGCCGCAGCTTTGCCCAGTGGGACCAGCTAGTTGCTCACAAGCGGGTTCACGTAGCCGAGGCCCTGGAGGAGGCAGCAGCCAAGGCTCTGGGGCCCCGGCCTAGGGGCCGCCCGGCCGTGACCGCCCCCCGGCCCGGTGGAGACGCGGTCGACCGCCCCTTCCAGTGTGCCTGCTGCGGCAAGCGCTTTCGGCACAAGCCCAACTTGATCGCCCACCGCCGCGTGCACACGGGCGAGCGGCCCCACCAGTGCCCCGAATGCGGGAAGCGCTTCACCAATAAGCCCTACCTGACCTCACACCGGCGCATCCACACTGGCGAGAAGCCCTACCCGTGCACGGAGTGCGGGCGCCGCTTCCGCCACAAACCCAACCTGCTGTCTCATAGCAAGATCCACAAGCGGTCCGAAGGGTCCGCGCCGGGCGTCCCCGGCGCGGGGAGCCCCCAGCTTCCGGCCGGCCCGCAGGAGGCCTCGTCGGAGCCCCCCGCCGAGGCCCCGCTGAAACCCGCCCTTGAGCCTGCGCCCGAGGCCCCGGGAGCGCCCCCGCGGGCCCCGGCGGCCGCGTCCCCCTCGCTCTTCGGCTGCGAAGACTGTGGCCGCAGCTTCCGGCTGGAGCGCTTCCTGCGGGCCCACCAGCGGCAGCACACCGGGGAGCGGCCCTTCACCTGCGCCGAGTGCGGGAAGAACTTCGGCAAGAAGACGCACCTGGTGGCGCACTCCCGGGTGCACTCGGGCGAGCGGCCCTTCGCCTGCGAGGAGTGCGGGCGCCGCTTCTCCCAGGGCAGCCACCTGGCCGCCCACCGGCGCGACCATGCCCCCGAGCGGCCCTTCGTCTGCCCGGACTGCGGCAAGGCTTTCCGCCACAAGCCCTACCTGGCGGCCCACCGGCGCATCCACACCGGCGAGAAGCCCTACGTGTGCCCGGACTGCGGCAAAGCCTTCAGCCAGAAGTCCAACCTGGTGTCCCATCGGCGCATCCACACGGGCGAGCGCCCCTACGCCTGCCCCGACTGCGACCGGAGCTTCAGCCAGAAGTCCAATCTCATCACCCACCGCAAGAGCCACATCCGGGACGGCGCCTTCTGCTGCGCCATCTGCGGCCAGACCTTTGACGACGAGGAGAAGCTCCTGGCCCATCAGAAGAAGCATGATGTCTGA